GTAGATTTCCACTATACATGTAAAAAACATCAATCGTTATTGCGTAGAAGGCTGGGAGATAGCGATCCGATCTTACAGGAAAATAAAATCGTGAATCTCACTATCGCGGCAAAAAGGATTGACGGAGTCATCATTCGACCAGGCGAAGTTTTTTCATTCTGGGGATTGGTCGGTAGGGCTACAAGGAAAAAAGGGTATATTGAAGGGATGCAGCTTTCGAGGGGAGAAGTGAAGACAGGTGTGGGTGGCGGCATTTGTCAGTTAGCAAACCTTCTCTATTGGATGGTGTTGCACACGCCGATGACCGTAGTGGAAAGGCATCATCATAGCTTTGATCCTTTTCCTGACGAAGGGAGGGTCCTTCCTTTTGGCAGCGGTGCCAGCGTATTTTACAATTATGTAGATTTCCGCTTCAAGAATACTACCGAATCTGCTTTTCAAATCCGTGTTTGGTTGACTGATCGTCACTTGAAAGGTGCTATATATTCCAATAAGGATATTGGAGTAAGTTACCACATAGAAGAAAGGGCACACCAATTTTACAAGAGAGACGGTAATACTTTTAGACAGAATGAAATAT
The sequence above is drawn from the Sporosarcina luteola genome and encodes:
- a CDS encoding VanW family protein → MKNVKNRKRFAKSKAEVDFHYTCKKHQSLLRRRLGDSDPILQENKIVNLTIAAKRIDGVIIRPGEVFSFWGLVGRATRKKGYIEGMQLSRGEVKTGVGGGICQLANLLYWMVLHTPMTVVERHHHSFDPFPDEGRVLPFGSGASVFYNYVDFRFKNTTESAFQIRVWLTDRHLKGAIYSNKDIGVSYHIEERAHQFYKRDGNTFRQNEIWRWTVDKRTGEYMHEELLIKNDSEVKYEVIERQLVNVND